In Blautia sp. SC05B48, a single genomic region encodes these proteins:
- a CDS encoding NifB/NifX family molybdenum-iron cluster-binding protein, which produces MKIAATYDNGNIFQHFGKTEFFKVYEVEDNKVISSEVISSNGTGHGALAGLLADQGISVLICGGIGGGAQAALAEAGVELCSGAQGDVDAAVDAYLKGELVSTGVNCDHHHHEDGHSCGNHEDGHSCGGHEDGHSCGGCGGGCGSQPSITGPNVGKTCRTHYRGTFNDGTQFDSSYDRGEPLEFICGAGQMIKGFDAAVANMEVGQVIDVHLMPEEAYGMPNPDAIFTLEIEQLPGAEDLTVGQQVYLSNQYGQPFPVKVNAKDEKTITFDANHEMAGKELNFRIELVEVK; this is translated from the coding sequence ATGAAAATTGCAGCAACATACGATAATGGAAACATTTTTCAGCATTTTGGAAAAACAGAGTTTTTCAAGGTATATGAGGTGGAGGATAACAAGGTTATTTCCAGTGAAGTGATCAGCTCCAATGGCACCGGACATGGTGCACTTGCCGGACTTCTTGCAGATCAGGGGATCAGCGTTCTGATCTGTGGCGGAATCGGCGGCGGCGCTCAGGCAGCACTTGCTGAGGCTGGTGTTGAGTTATGTTCCGGAGCACAGGGTGACGTAGATGCAGCTGTGGATGCTTATCTGAAGGGCGAACTGGTATCCACAGGTGTGAACTGTGATCATCACCATCATGAAGATGGACATTCCTGCGGAAACCATGAGGATGGACACTCCTGCGGCGGTCATGAAGACGGACACTCCTGCGGAGGCTGCGGCGGCGGATGTGGTTCCCAGCCATCTATCACAGGTCCTAATGTCGGAAAAACCTGCCGTACACATTACAGAGGAACCTTTAACGACGGAACACAGTTCGATTCTTCTTATGACCGTGGTGAGCCACTGGAATTCATCTGCGGAGCAGGCCAGATGATCAAAGGCTTTGATGCGGCAGTTGCAAACATGGAGGTTGGCCAGGTGATAGATGTTCATCTGATGCCTGAGGAAGCTTACGGTATGCCGAATCCGGATGCGATTTTTACACTTGAGATCGAACAGCTTCCGGGCGCTGAGGATCTTACTGTAGGACAGCAGGTATACCTCTCCAATCAGTATGGTCAGCCGTTCCCGGTTAAAGTTAACGCAAAAGATGAAAAAACCATTACTTTCGATGCCAATCATGAGATGGCAGGTAAAGAGCTGAATTTCAGAATTGAATTAGTAGAAGTGAAATAA
- a CDS encoding alpha/beta hydrolase, whose protein sequence is MKSYEELLSDIEEDMELMGSSHIVYSMEEDGVVTDYDYLPSDSCTISITLKELQEKLQLQMLYAKVSSHTAGADKNAPKLAVVFPGIGYTADKPLLYYTSRLASKQGYQIRTVSYDNLPENVKGDPKKMKQAFDLALEQTERSLGSIDWNSYGSILFISKSIGTVISSAYASRHNLTVKSILFTPLAETFSFPLAGSIAFHGTADPWAETDSIRELAAQKDVPLFLTQNANHSLETGDVLTDIFILKTTMERVQRFI, encoded by the coding sequence ATGAAATCATACGAAGAATTACTTTCAGATATTGAAGAAGACATGGAACTCATGGGTTCCTCACACATTGTTTATTCCATGGAAGAGGACGGCGTTGTTACCGATTATGATTATCTTCCATCCGATTCCTGTACGATCTCCATTACCTTAAAGGAGCTTCAGGAAAAGCTTCAGCTGCAGATGCTCTATGCAAAAGTTTCCTCTCATACAGCCGGAGCAGACAAAAATGCCCCGAAATTAGCAGTTGTTTTTCCGGGCATCGGATACACTGCCGACAAGCCGCTTCTGTACTATACCAGCCGCCTTGCCAGCAAACAAGGCTACCAGATCCGCACGGTATCCTATGACAACCTCCCGGAAAATGTAAAAGGTGATCCGAAGAAAATGAAACAGGCCTTTGACCTTGCCCTGGAACAAACAGAACGCTCCTTAGGCAGCATCGACTGGAATTCCTATGGCAGCATTCTGTTTATTTCCAAAAGCATTGGTACAGTCATCTCCTCTGCCTATGCTTCCCGACACAATCTGACTGTAAAAAGCATCCTGTTCACGCCTCTTGCAGAGACCTTTTCCTTCCCACTTGCCGGAAGCATCGCCTTCCACGGCACCGCAGATCCCTGGGCCGAAACCGATTCCATCCGGGAACTGGCAGCGCAGAAAGATGTACCTCTCTTTCTCACCCAAAACGCCAACCATTCTCTGGAAACCGGTGATGTACTGACGGATATCTTTATTCTAAAAACTACAATGGAACGGGTCCAGCGTTTTATTTAA
- a CDS encoding class I SAM-dependent methyltransferase, translated as MQNDKIKEYWEGEAGIYSEGIKAELKSETAENWKNLILEYAPEKEHLEVLDVGCGPGFFEIMLGKEGHHVTGIDITENMIHEAKENVKAAGLSADLMTMDCHNLNFPDETFDMVICRNITWTLDDPQKAYKEWLRVLKKGGRLLVSDACWYLHLYDEEKKKIYEAHDAAMWEKYGRGIHAHEDAETGKELSSKLFMSDKKRPAWDLDHMMEIGFSKVFALKDISDISRTSMDRELNKLTPQFLVGGEK; from the coding sequence ATGCAAAACGATAAGATCAAAGAATACTGGGAAGGAGAAGCTGGCATTTACAGCGAAGGGATCAAGGCAGAATTGAAAAGTGAAACAGCAGAAAACTGGAAGAATCTGATTCTGGAGTATGCGCCGGAAAAAGAACATCTGGAAGTACTGGATGTAGGCTGCGGGCCGGGATTTTTTGAAATTATGCTGGGAAAAGAAGGACATCATGTGACCGGGATCGATATTACTGAAAATATGATCCATGAAGCAAAGGAAAATGTAAAGGCAGCAGGTTTATCCGCAGATCTGATGACTATGGACTGCCACAATCTGAATTTCCCGGATGAGACATTTGATATGGTTATCTGCAGAAATATCACATGGACGCTGGATGATCCACAGAAGGCTTACAAGGAGTGGCTGCGTGTACTGAAAAAAGGCGGACGCCTTTTGGTATCGGACGCCTGCTGGTATCTGCATCTTTATGATGAAGAAAAGAAAAAGATTTACGAGGCACATGATGCTGCCATGTGGGAAAAATACGGAAGAGGTATCCATGCTCATGAAGATGCGGAAACAGGGAAAGAGCTCAGCAGTAAGCTGTTTATGAGTGATAAAAAGCGCCCGGCATGGGATCTGGATCACATGATGGAGATCGGCTTTTCCAAAGTGTTTGCCCTGAAGGACATCAGTGATATTTCCAGAACTTCCATGGATCGTGAGCTGAATAAGCTGACACCTCAGTTTTTAGTGGGTGGAGAAAAATAA
- a CDS encoding class I SAM-dependent methyltransferase, whose product MFEKIENKWTEDSGDYDDMIQKQLSNKRTVSHWTKELKRLLGPEPLRILEVGCGPGFMSIIAARLGHDVKAIDGSSGMVEKARRNMRQYHQQVEICEEDGVTLPLEQEQSYDVILSRDAVWTLYDPEKAFRRWKAVLKPGGRIIYFDGDYRTIEPTLKNKIHMKIADFLIYVTERKTYGSDVKENSGIYEKLPFTSQKRPEADFQILKKVRFARIQIRENRWLNRPWTMDFWKYGYQGKKFIVIATKKEK is encoded by the coding sequence ATGTTTGAAAAAATCGAGAATAAATGGACAGAAGATTCCGGTGATTATGATGATATGATCCAAAAACAATTGAGTAACAAAAGAACGGTATCTCACTGGACAAAAGAATTGAAAAGACTTCTTGGACCTGAGCCCCTTCGTATTTTAGAAGTGGGCTGCGGCCCGGGTTTTATGAGCATCATAGCAGCGCGTCTGGGACATGATGTAAAAGCGATAGATGGTTCATCAGGAATGGTAGAAAAAGCCAGAAGGAATATGCGACAGTATCATCAACAGGTGGAAATCTGTGAGGAAGATGGTGTAACCTTGCCATTGGAACAAGAACAAAGCTATGATGTGATACTTTCCAGAGATGCGGTGTGGACATTATATGATCCGGAAAAAGCTTTCAGACGCTGGAAGGCTGTATTAAAACCAGGTGGAAGGATCATTTATTTTGATGGGGACTATCGTACCATCGAACCCACATTAAAAAATAAGATCCATATGAAAATTGCTGATTTTCTTATTTATGTTACAGAAAGAAAAACATATGGATCTGACGTGAAGGAAAACAGCGGAATTTATGAAAAGCTGCCATTTACATCGCAGAAGCGTCCGGAAGCGGACTTTCAGATATTAAAAAAGGTACGCTTTGCCAGGATTCAGATCAGAGAGAATCGCTGGCTAAACAGACCATGGACGATGGATTTCTGGAAATACGGATATCAGGGGAAAAAATTTATTGTAATAGCCACAAAGAAGGAGAAGTGA